tagtagagacagggtttcaccgtggtctcgatctcctgagctcatgatccgcccgcctcggcctcccaaagtgctgggattacaagcgtgagccaccgcgcccggccttaacagAATATTATTATTGCCCATGATGTGGTTGTTTGGTTGAGCTCAGCTGGAGGTATCTCATATGGTTGCAGTCAGATTGCAGCTGGGAATGGAGTTATTTATTTGAATGAAGACGCAGCTGCAGTGGACGTCCAAGATGATTTACTTACCTAGTTTTGCCTGGCTATCAGTCGATGCTGGATTTTCCCTAGGAGCTCAGGCAGGGCTGTCAACTGAAGTGCCTGTACATGCCTCTCCATTATCTTGGGCTTTTTACAGGTGGCTAGGTTCCAAGAGGcaggaagcagaagctgctaggACACTTCAGAGTGTTGTCcagccagggcatggtggctcgcgcctgtaatcccaacacttgaggaggccaaggcagaaggaatgcttgaggccaagagtttgggaccagcctgggcacaaggtgagaccccatctctacaaaaaattaaaaaattagccaagtgttgtggtgcacacctgtagtcccagctactctggagaatcaggtgggaggatgacttgagctcaggagtttgaagttacagtgagcaatgactgcaccactgcactgcagcctgggcgacagaatgagaccctgtctcaaaaaaactgtTGTTTAGTAGTGGCACCCATCACTTCCACTGTATGCTACTGATCAAAGTAATCACAGGGACTGCCCAGATGCAAGGCAGGGTGGTAAGATAGACTCTacctctttaaataaaatttttttgagacggagtctcactccgtcgcccaggctggagtgcaatggtgcaatctcagctcactgcaacctccgcctcccgtgttcaagggattctcctgcctcagcctcctgagtatctgggactacaggtgcccaccaccacacctggctaatttttttttgtatatttagtagagatggggtttcaccatgttggccaggctggtctcaaactcctgacctcaggcaatccacccacctcagcctcccaaagtgctgggattacaggcgtgagccaccgcgcccggcgataGACTCTACCTCTTGATGAAGAAGTGGCAAGGTCACTGAAGACCAGTGGAATGGGAGACATTGTTGCAGCCGTCTATGAAAGATTCAGTATGCCACAATGAGGAAACCTGGTCTCAGAAGTTGtttaaaaaggccaggtgtggtggcttaccacttgtaatcccagcactttgggaggctgaggcaggaggactgcttgaggccaggagttcaagactagcctgagcaacaaagggagacccccccccatctctacaaataatttttttaattagccacaAGTGGTGGGTGCCATGCACCTatggtccagctactcaggaggctgaagtgggaggatcttttgagcctggaggtcaagactgcagtgagccatgattacgccactgtactccagcctgtatgacagagtgGACACGCTGTTTTGTTTGtctctaacaaaacaaaaacaaaaaaccagattGTCCACCCTAAtcctaaaaataattacataagtTTAGTTGGTGGGTGATAAATGAAGTTCTTCAGACTTTAAATCCAGtattcatggccaggcacagtggctcacacctgtaatctcagcactttgggaggcagaggcaggcagatcacctggggtctagagttcgagaccagcctggccaacatggcaaaaccccatctctactaaaaatacaaaaattagccaggtgcggtggttgccacctgtaatcccagctactagggtggctgaggcaggagaattgcttgaacccgggaggtggaggttgcagtgagccaagatcacaccactgaactccagcctgagtgacacagtgagaccctgtctcaaaaaaaaaaaaaaaaaaaaaagccgggcatggtggctcatacctgtaatcccagcactttgggaggctgaggcgggtggatcatgaggtcaggagttcgagaccagcctaaccaatacgatgaaaccccgcctctactaaaaatacaaaaattagccgggtgtggtggtgcgtgcctgtaatcccagctactcaggaggctgaggcaggagaattgcttggagctgggagttggaggttgcagtgagctgatatcatgccattgcactccagcctgggcaacagagcaagagcgagactccatttcaaaaaaaaaaaatccagtattcatgcaggaaaatattttcagttcagTAACATAGTCATTAAGTACCTACTTTATGATAGGCACTATGGCAGGAGCTATAGACACAAAGATGAGCAAGATCTGGTTTCTATCCTCAAAGTGCTCACGCTCCACTAAGggggaaataaaatacaatgtgaTAAGAACTATTCTAAATTATTCTTGGCAAGGTGGAGGAAAACTTGAAAGTAAAGCTGGGCCATTAGAGTTAGGTGGAGTTTTGCCAGGCAAAAAAGCAATGGAAGGGAAGGGTATTATGTTTAGAACAGACATGAGAGTATATGAAAGGTATCAGTTCTAGCTTAATGCAGACTTAAATAAACTGAGACAAACATCTAGAAATGATAGATGAAGTATTTTCTacgctgttttttaaaaatgcatagcaGAGCTTCCAAGAAAGACTAAAGACAAAGGAACTGAAAACTAGAGCAGACAGGAAAAGAGCCAATGCAGTTACTGAGGGGATAAAGGAAACGTACCTTAAGGACTTGTTTTAATACTGACAACTAAAGACAAGACTGGCTCCAGGCAGGAAACTGAAACCCCCAGTTAAAGCTGGGACCCTGAAAGAGCAACAGCCTTAGTGAAAGAGGGGAAACCCTGAAAAAACCCCACCCAGGTGGTGAAAGGAAGTAAGGAAGTCTGAATGCCTAGGCTTGTGAGATCAGGAGATTGTTGAAAATTCTGAATCCTGGGCCTGCACCTTATGTCAATTTTAGAACCTTTCTCATGTGAATAATGAGTGCACTTCCTGTACGGTCTGGAAAaccaccacccccaccaaatCCCCAGCCAAGAAGGTGCTAAAAAGTGGTCTCGAATCCACTGTCCACAGGTTTGCTCTGGAGAGACATGCGATGCAGGCAACATGGAACTCTACAGCCACCCTCACCCTATAAAAACTCCAAAAGATTATTTCAGTCAAACCTGCGACCCATGTAACTAATAAAATACtattatccagaatatataaggtaCTGCCTACAAATTGTTAAGAAGACAACTCAATAGAAAGAAaagtggggccgggcacagtggttcatgcctgtaatcccagcactttgggaggctgaggtgggtggatcacctcaggtcaggagttcgagactagcctgaccaacatggtgaaaccctgtctctactaaaaatacaaaaattagcctggcacagtggcatgtgcctgtagtcccagctacttgggaggctgaaagagaattgcttaaacccgggaggtggaggttgcagtgagccgagatcgcaccactgcaccccagcatgggcgaacacagcaagactccatctcgaaaaaaaaaagtgggggtgaggggaggataTAAATAGGAAAATCCCAGCGGGTAAACATACTAATGgccaataaatcaataaaaaagtcCTCAACCTTATCAGATATCAatgatatgtaaattaaaattaatagaaCCACTCAACACCAACAGAACAGGGAAATGCTGGTGAGAGTGAAATTCACAAAACCACTTCAGAAAAGCAACTTAACAACTGGTAAAGCTAAATACCAGTAATATTTCCTCCTTTGGAGAAACTAACACATAGGCCCAAGTAAACATACAAAATACTCACTGCATTGCTATTCATTTATAAGAGGGGAAAAGTGGGAACAACCCAATAACCCTTCACTAGGGTAATGGAACGAATTGATATGCTCATTCAGTGGCATATTATACAGCAATTACAAGGAATAAACTATTTTCCTGTCAATATGgatgcattagtctgttctccagagaaacagaaccgaTAAGATATATAGATGAGAGAAAGAGCTTTACTATATGGAAGTGGCTtctatggttctggaggctgagatgtcccaagatctgcaggtgATAAGCTGaggacccaggagagccaatggtatCGTTCCAGGCCAATTCCAAAGGCTTGAAAACCAAGAGAGCTGATGGTATGAGTTCCAGTCTGAGTCACGTCACAAGGCAGAAGACTGATTTTCCACCTCAAAGACAGAGATTCTCTCTTAATCAGCCTTCCTGTTCTGTACAGGCCTTCAATGGATTGAATGAGGCCCAGAAATATCCTGATAGATATACCCAGAGTAAGACCAAATATGTGGGTACCCTATGACCCAGTCaggttgacatataaaattaaccatcatagccaggtgtggtggctcatgcctgtaatcccagtattttaagaggccaaggtgggagcattgcttgaggcaaagagtttgagaccagcctgggcaacagtgagaccccatctctacaaaaataatgaaagtagccaggtgtggtggtatgtgcctgtagcccagctactcaggagggtgaggtggcaggatcacttgagcccacgaggttgaggctgcagtgagctatgatcatgccactgccctccagcctgggcaacggaggagaccctatctcaaaaaaaaaaaaaaagaggtcttgCATATCATGATAGGGAATGTGTTATGGACTGCATGTTTGTGTCCTCCTCAAAATTCCAGTGTCAAAACCCTAACCCCCAGTGGGACAGCATTAGGTGGGCTCTTTAGGGGGTCATTAGGTTCTGAGGGTAGACCTCTcgtgatgggattagtgcccttataagacaAACAAGGAGAGCTCGCttcctctttctgccatgtgaggacacggcAAGATGACCATCTGCAAATCAGGAGGTGTGTCCTCATGATGCACTGgatctgctggcatcttgatcctggacttcccagcctctagaactatgagaaataaattgctaTTACCATCTATGGTAATTTGCTTTAGCCACCCAAACCAAGACACTGCATTGACCTTGACCCAGTAGCCAGTGGTTCTCATCTATACAGCCCAATACCTTtcgagttttttggttttttgtttaagACAATAGTCTCATTATGATGCCCAGGCCTGATTCACACCCCTGGGTGGGAtcaagtgatcatcccatctcagactctcaagtagctgggattacaagcatgtgccatggTACCCAGCCTTTGGGCTACTTTCTATATTTAGAACACaccccctaccttttttttttttttttttttttaaattgagacagggtcttggccaggcgctgtggctcacgtctataatcccagcactttgggaagccaaggcgggtgaatcacttgaggccaggagttcgagttaaccagcctggccaacatggtgaaaccccatctctaataaaaatacaaaaattagccaggtggggtggtgcacacacagagtcccagctactcgggaggctgaggcaggagaaccgcttgaacccaggaggcagaaggttgcagtgagccgagattgcgccactgcactgcagcctaggtaacagaggaagaccgtctcaaaaaaagaaaaaaaagacagggtctcactctgttgccaggctggagtgcagtcgtgcaatcatggctcacaataacctctaactcctgggctcaggcaatcctcccacctcagcctcccaaagtgttgggattacaggcgtaagccactgtgcctggccttaaaacaCTCTACTATCCTGTGCAGACTGATATATGTCCTTTTGTATCAGAGACTCAAACACCAGAAGCTGGCTCAGCCATTAATTGCATGATTTTCTGAAATGGTGAACAAACTACTGTACCGTCTTGCCTCCATTTAGTTGCCTGCAGAACTGTacaaaaaatactttgtttttatgtaaaaGGGAGTTAGGTTATATGCTCAGCTAATTATGATATAAACTTTTTTCACCTACCAAATATCTAGGACATCTGATAGTTGTACAAGACTACCCcaggggccaggtacagtggctcacgcctgtaatcccatcactttgggaggccaaagcacgaggaccacctgaagtcaggagttcaagaccagcctagacaacatggtgaaaccctgtctctactaaaattacaaaaattagccaggcagtggcatgcgcctgtagtcccagctactcaggaggctgaagtgggaggactgcttgaacctgggagggggaggttgcagtgagccgagatcacaccactgcactccaacctaggcgaaagaacgagactccacctaaacaaacaaaaacaacaacaacaacaaaaaaaaaaaccttgaatagCTGTTTTGGTATGGGGCGGAGGACGTTAAGCAAGTTTACACACTCAAAAGAAGAGGGTTAGAAAAGGTAattaaaggccgggcacggtggctcacgcttgtaatcccagcactttgggaggccgaggcaggcagatcacgaggtcaggagatcgagaccacggtgaaaccccgtctctactaaagatacaaaaaaaaaaaattagccgggtgtggtggcgggcacctgtagtcccagctactcggagaggctaaggcaggagaatggcgtgaacccaggaggcggagcttgcagtgagccgagattgcgccactgcactccagcctgcgcgacagagtgagactccgtctcaaaaaaaaaaaaaaaaaggtagttaaAGGAGCAAGGTCCAGGCTTGGTAACAAGAcagatgaaggcagagactgcaggTGCTGGTGAGTTGTTCAGGGGATCGTCTATGGGCATATGCTGGACAAGGAAGCAGTGCAGGCAAAGGGGGCTGACAGATTGGGGAAAAATGGAATCAAGAGACCTGAAGTCTCCAAGGTCTAGAAGGGTAGAAACGAGAATATAAGAAAGTTCGTCAAAATGGACTAATTTGATGCTTGGGTAGGGAAATCAATATTTGAAAGTGACACTGAGGATCTGGGAGAATTATGACCCTACTGTGGGAAAGCAGAGCAGGCAGGAGAGCCCTCGGTGACACAGAGAAGATGGGAGTAGAGGGGTTGAGGACATAGGAAAGTTGGTTATGtatatatggatggatggattttggttggcagggtctctgtcacccaggctagactgcagtggcacaatcagagctcactgcagcctcagcctcctgggctcaagcaatcctccagccggactacaggtatgcaccaccatgcctggctaatttttcaaatttttttatagagacagggtttcaaccatgttgcccaggctggtcgcaaactcctgggctcaagggatcctcctgcttgagcctcccaaagtgctgggattataggtgtgagccaccatgcccagccgaaagTTGGTGTTTTAAAATCATGGAAGAGGTTTATGAGCAGGGGCAAAGGTCTGCGCAGTCTGCACATGAGTATATGGGAGAGGACAGGTGTCCAGAGGGGCTGATATTCTGGGCAATCACCAAGAATGAAGTGAACCAGCTGAGCCTCAAAGCTCAAAATGGAATGGTGGCAAGGATCTCTCACTTCCTAATGAGGTCTTGAAAGCACTTTTTCTTTCAAATCCTCTTCACATCTCTGCAATAAAACCTCCAGGTAGGTTTCCTGTGCAGTAGCACAGTGAATCTATCCTCATGCTCTACTACACCCACTGAGCTTAAGGAGCTGAACTGCTTTAACACACGCTGCCCAACAGCCCTTCCTCTTGGGAACTATCCTCCTCTGCTGCATGCAGTTTGATTACGGCTGTCAAACAAGGGCCTCTACCCTCCTCGACGCAGAGGTGCACATGTGGCCATACTGGCCAGAGTAACCAGATACCTAGATCCAGTAATCAGCCCAGGAACGGGCACTACCCACAGAAAAGCTCCTTACAGAATTCTTTCAGGGGATTTATATAAATCCTGGGACAATCTTTCCTctgaggtcatgagggcagacACTACTCCTGGAGCTGTGTATCACCCCCTTCATGGGTGCTAAGAGCTCAAGATACGGCAATCCAGTCTATACCCAGAAAACTGGTAGTCAAGGCTCCCCTTTTGTGGTCCATATGCTATTTGGGtaaacaaaaaacaccaagacACAGACACGGCAAATTATTTAATGTCTGTAGGTGTATCTCACCCTCACATTGCTATTATGATTCAACAGCCTCCATGAACTGTCAAACTGGCACAGACTGGCAGAACCAGAGAAACCACGGGCACTTTCTTCCAACAGGGTTTGAAAATCATCAGTGCTCTAGTCCTGTTGACCTGGAAATGGTGGCAGGTGAAGTCTCTCCATAGCATGCCTTGGGCCTCTCTGCCCAGGAGAAAAAGCCCCCCAGTTCTACATGACTCCTGAGGTCTTCTGTTCTTCTGCGGCCCGGCGCTGGGCCCTGCGCCACTGGAAATAGTGGTAGACTCGGACACTGCAGAGGTACCCCCCGTACACAGTGAGGAGCATCATGGAGGCAGAGAAGGTCTTATAGCCAATGTCAGCTAGCTGCTTGCCAGTTGGCATCTTGTCCCCTACAAAGACAGACTGAATTTAGACCTGAGGATAAGGCCTCATCTGCCAGGCCCATCTCCCTGTTTAAGGCCATTCCATAACTTCTGCATCCTGCTTGGTCTGTCTGCACTCTATACTGAATGGCCCCTATATCTAGGTAAAGTCTCATAAGGATACTGGAAGATATCATTTAGGAACTCTATGATTCAAAAGGGCAAATAAAATCTGCATACAAGATACAGAAACAAGCCTGGAACCAGGTGCCTCTGAATGTCATCAAAGTCAACACTTGGCCTTCCATGCCTGTGGACAGAAGTG
The nucleotide sequence above comes from Nomascus leucogenys isolate Asia chromosome 8, Asia_NLE_v1, whole genome shotgun sequence. Encoded proteins:
- the LOC100593795 gene encoding cytochrome c oxidase assembly protein COX14, with the protein product MPTGKQLADIGYKTFSASMMLLTVYGGYLCSVRVYHYFQWRRAQRRAAEEQKTSGVM